The following is a genomic window from Chitinophaga caseinilytica.
GGACGTTTTTCCCTACCACCTCCACCGTTCCGGCTACGTCTGCACCCAACACCGGGCACCGGGGCTTGCGCAAACCGCCGATCAGCCGCACCAGGAACGGCTTTCCCAGCAACAGGTCCCAGTCCCACGAATTGATAGACGCGGCGTGGACTTTCACCAGCACTTCATCATCTTTGGGAACGGGAATGGGAATTTCCTGCATCTGCAACTGGTCTGGGGAGCCATATCGATGGTAGCGGATCGCTTTCATGGGAAGTATAGGTTGCTGCGTTAAGTTTATTGCCATAAATATAACGGAATGCGTTGAATCGCGGTATGCGGAAATTTTCTTTCACCGGGCAGCCTGCATTTTAATCAACGGCAAAAACAGCGGCAGGATAGGGATAAATTTATCCCTATCCTGCATGTCCCGCAGGGGTGGTATCTTTGATTAAAATCAATTGCGAGATGTATCAGAAAAAAATACCCGAGTTGCTGGATTGCGGATTGTCGGTAGCGATCAAAGTGGTGGGCGGAAAATGGAAGGCCTGGGTCATCGACTGCATCCGGCGCGGCATCCGGCGCCCCAGCGCCATTCATCGGGAGATGCAGGCCGTGAACCCGCGGATCGTTAATCTCCACCTGAAGGAGCTGGAAGAGCTCGGCATCATTTACAAGGAGATCTTCGCGGAAGTGCCTGCCCGTGTGGAGTACCGGCTCACGCCCGTAGGAATGAGCATCCTGCCCGTCATGGAGGCGCTGGAGCAATGGGGCAATGAGAACAAGGAGTACGTTAATCGCCACCAGGCCGGCTATGCGCCCGGCAACTGTGCCCTGCTCCAGGAAACTAACTGACCTTTCTCAGCACTTTTATGATAGCGGCGTGCTCTTCCTTGCCATAACCCGCGTCTATCGCCCGTTGGAAGAGATCGGCGGCGAACAGCGGCAGCTCCTTGCTGATGCCCGCTTCTTCGGAATGCTGCACCAGCAGGTGGAGATCGTGGCCCGTGGTGTCTACGGTGCTTTCGGGATTACTGAAGCTGTTCTTTTCGATCACGCGGCCCATATGCTTCGATTCTACGGCCAGCATGGGCGATATATCGTGGATCAGTTCCCCGAACTTTTCCGCGCTGAAGCCTTCGTTTTCCGCGATCAGCGCCCCATGCACGAACCCGATCCAGCTGCCGGCCAGGTATGACAGCGCCGCCGCGAAGAGCACGGCGGAAAGTCCGGGCTCGGCGCCGAGGTAACTGAGGTTGCCCAACGCACGCAGCGCATTTTCCTGCGCTGTAAAGCCGGCTTCGTTCCCGCTGATGGTAAGCGTGGCTTCATCTGTACCGATCTGCCGCGGCCAGGCGAGGATGTCGCCGTTCAGGAGCGTGGCACCGTGCCGGCCGGCCCAGGCTTCCAGCTCACGGGCCTCTTTGGGGGTGCCGGTACTTAACTGCACGAGGGTTCGGCCTTTCAGCACACTTTCTACTTCAGGTGTTTTGATGATCTTATCGGCCGTTTGATAATCCGATACACAGATCACCGTCAGCTCATTGGCGGCAATGGCGGCAGCCGCGCTGGCAGCTGCGATCGCTCCTTTTTCGACGAATGCGTTCACCTTATCCCTGTTCCGGTTCCAGACGGTCACCTGCCATCCTTTGGCGATGAAAGCCTGCGCGAGCGCCGAACCCATGGAGCCCAATCCTATCACTGTTACTGTACCTTTCATTTGATTTATTTTTTTGTTTACAGGAGCAAAACTAGGACAGGCCGCAGGTTCCATCAATACGGGATAAAAGATTCAGCTGGGGGAAAAATTTGTCCCTGTGCTGCATCGGTCCGGGACTTGAAAACCGGTAGGCGCGGTTGTTAACCCGAAATTCCCTATTTTCGTTTTCCCTGATAATACTAATCTCACCTCGCCCTCTTAATTACACGCATCATGACCACCAAACAAAAACTGCGCGAGGCAGAACACATCGCCGAACAACTATTTGCCGCCGCCGAAAGCCGCGGGCTCATCGTTGCCGGCAAAACGGAAAACCAGCTCAACACGGAGATCTTCCAGTTGGCCGACGAGCTGTTCGGCATCAAGAAGTACTGGCATAAGCGCATCATCCGCAGCGGGCCCAACACCCTGCATCCTTACAAGGAAAATCCGCCCGACCTTCTCCTGCAAAACGACGACATCCTCTTTTTCGACTTCGGGCCCATTGTGGAAGACTGGGAGGCCGACCTGGGCCGTACCTACGTCATCGGTAACGATCCCCACAAGCTCCGCCTCAAACGGGATATCGAAAATGCCTGGCAAACGGCCAAAACCTGGTTCCACCAGCACAGCACGCTGAGCGGCGCGGATTATTTTCACTATGTGGCTTCGCTGGCGGAACAAAAAGGATGGACTTTCGGCGGTGAAATAGCCGGCCACCTCATCGGCGAGTTCCCCCACGAGCGGCTGGAGCCCGGGAACTACGGGCTGTACGTGCACCCGTCCAACCACAACGACATGTTCGCCCCGGATGCCAACGGCCAGCCCCGCGAGTGGATACTGGAGGTCCATTTCGTGGACCGCGACCGGCAGATCGGCGGGTTCCACGAACAATTGCTCACCTGATCCAAATCGTGCCCATGCAAACCCTGGTGATCATTTGCGGCGTTTACAGCCTCGGCTTCGCCGGCTTCCACATTGCCTTCTGGAAACTGTTCGGCTGGAAGAAAGACCTCGGCAACCTGCGCTTTTACAACAAAGCCATCATGCAGATCCTGAACCTCCGCCTGATCTACGTTTTCGCGTTCACGGCGGCCGTGTGCTTTATTTTCCCCCGCGAACTGGCCACCACGGCGCTGGGCAAAACATTCCTCGCCGGAAACGCCCTCTTCTGGCTGGGCCGCACCATCGAGCAGTTCATTTTCCTGCAGCACAACAGCCGGATGGTCCGG
Proteins encoded in this region:
- a CDS encoding M24 family metallopeptidase, which codes for MTTKQKLREAEHIAEQLFAAAESRGLIVAGKTENQLNTEIFQLADELFGIKKYWHKRIIRSGPNTLHPYKENPPDLLLQNDDILFFDFGPIVEDWEADLGRTYVIGNDPHKLRLKRDIENAWQTAKTWFHQHSTLSGADYFHYVASLAEQKGWTFGGEIAGHLIGEFPHERLEPGNYGLYVHPSNHNDMFAPDANGQPREWILEVHFVDRDRQIGGFHEQLLT
- a CDS encoding helix-turn-helix domain-containing protein, whose amino-acid sequence is MYQKKIPELLDCGLSVAIKVVGGKWKAWVIDCIRRGIRRPSAIHREMQAVNPRIVNLHLKELEELGIIYKEIFAEVPARVEYRLTPVGMSILPVMEALEQWGNENKEYVNRHQAGYAPGNCALLQETN
- a CDS encoding NAD(P)-dependent oxidoreductase; the encoded protein is MKGTVTVIGLGSMGSALAQAFIAKGWQVTVWNRNRDKVNAFVEKGAIAAASAAAAIAANELTVICVSDYQTADKIIKTPEVESVLKGRTLVQLSTGTPKEARELEAWAGRHGATLLNGDILAWPRQIGTDEATLTISGNEAGFTAQENALRALGNLSYLGAEPGLSAVLFAAALSYLAGSWIGFVHGALIAENEGFSAEKFGELIHDISPMLAVESKHMGRVIEKNSFSNPESTVDTTGHDLHLLVQHSEEAGISKELPLFAADLFQRAIDAGYGKEEHAAIIKVLRKVS